A genomic segment from Bradyrhizobium sp. ISRA430 encodes:
- a CDS encoding amino acid ABC transporter permease produces MKPASALAQGFPDLSGMRIAREPHWFRWLGAALIVLVLAAIGRAFASGQIEWSYVSRFLTAKVILEGIVNTMVMAVLAMTLGIVLGIVVAIMRLSPNPVLKSVAAGYTWLFRGTPLILQLLLWFNLALVFPTIGIPGLWTARAVDVMTPFLAALLGLGINQGAYTSEVMRAGMLSVDIGQYEAAQAIGMGRLRALRRIILPQAMRVVIPPLGNEFIGMVKATSLASVIQYPEVLHNAENIYYANSRVIELLIVAGLWYLLVVSILTPLQMLLERHFARGIMQFAR; encoded by the coding sequence ATGAAGCCGGCGTCCGCCCTCGCGCAGGGATTTCCCGACCTGTCCGGGATGCGGATCGCGCGCGAGCCGCACTGGTTTCGCTGGCTCGGCGCGGCCCTGATCGTCCTCGTGCTGGCCGCGATCGGCCGCGCCTTCGCGAGCGGCCAGATCGAATGGTCCTATGTCAGCCGCTTCCTGACCGCAAAGGTCATTCTCGAAGGCATCGTCAACACCATGGTGATGGCCGTGCTGGCGATGACGCTCGGCATCGTGCTCGGCATCGTCGTTGCGATTATGCGGCTGTCGCCCAATCCGGTGCTGAAGTCGGTCGCCGCCGGCTACACCTGGCTGTTCCGTGGCACGCCGCTGATCCTGCAACTCCTGTTGTGGTTCAACCTCGCGCTGGTGTTTCCGACCATCGGCATTCCCGGCCTGTGGACCGCGCGTGCGGTCGACGTCATGACGCCGTTCCTCGCGGCGCTGCTCGGGCTCGGCATCAACCAGGGTGCCTACACATCCGAGGTGATGCGCGCCGGAATGCTGTCGGTCGACATCGGCCAGTATGAAGCGGCGCAGGCGATCGGCATGGGACGGCTGCGCGCGCTGCGCCGGATCATCCTGCCGCAGGCGATGCGCGTGGTGATCCCGCCGCTCGGCAACGAATTCATCGGCATGGTGAAGGCGACGTCGCTTGCGAGCGTCATCCAGTATCCGGAGGTGTTGCACAACGCGGAAAACATCTACTACGCCAATTCGCGCGTGATCGAGCTCCTGATCGTCGCCGGGCTTTGGTACCTGCTCGTCGTCTCCATCCTGACGCCGCTTCAGATGCTGCTCGAGCGACACTTTGCCCGCGGCATAATGCAGTTCGCCCGATGA
- a CDS encoding ABC transporter substrate-binding protein: MPISRRSLLKAAAAAPALSLPGILRAEEQTTLRFIPVIDLAFVDPVYSTAQVSRNHGFMVYDTLYGMSSSLQVSPQMVSGHVISGDRLQWDLTLRDGLFWHDGERVLARDCVASIRRWAARDGFGGELMGATDELSAADDRTIRFRLKRPFPLLPQALGKAAINACFMMPERLASQDPFKPLTEVVGSGPFRYLADERVQGARNAYARFERYQPRTDGKPDWTAGPKVVHYDRVVWTTTPDAGTGVAALQTGEQDWQETTPHDLLPVIQAAGDIETRILDPRGYACMLRLNHLQPPFDNPAIRRALLGAIDQSAFMTAVAGTDPAYQVSPIGYFAPGTPMASEVGLDVFRGPRDYAKVRADLKAAGYNGEKIVLLVPTNSLAQKPLGEIAVDSLRKAGMNVEYAGLDFAVILQRQLKKEPLAQGGWSAAVANWQGIDWLNPAGNTNLRGEGKVAGWYASEKMGGLRSEWLAASELAEQQRICRQIQAVAFEEIPYIPVGLYKQPTAYRKAITGILDGTAVFWNVRPA; encoded by the coding sequence ATGCCGATCTCCCGCCGCTCCCTGCTCAAAGCCGCGGCCGCCGCGCCGGCCCTGTCGCTGCCGGGCATCCTGCGAGCCGAGGAACAGACCACGCTGCGCTTCATCCCGGTGATCGACCTTGCTTTCGTCGATCCGGTCTATTCGACTGCGCAGGTGTCGCGAAACCACGGCTTCATGGTCTACGACACGCTCTACGGCATGAGCTCATCGCTTCAGGTCTCGCCGCAGATGGTGTCGGGCCACGTGATCTCCGGTGATCGGCTCCAGTGGGACCTCACCCTGCGCGACGGTCTGTTCTGGCACGACGGCGAGCGCGTGCTCGCCCGAGATTGCGTCGCGAGCATCCGCCGCTGGGCCGCGCGCGACGGCTTTGGTGGCGAACTGATGGGGGCGACCGACGAGCTCTCGGCCGCTGATGACCGCACCATCCGCTTCCGTCTCAAGCGTCCGTTCCCGTTGCTGCCGCAGGCACTCGGCAAGGCCGCGATCAACGCCTGCTTCATGATGCCGGAGCGGCTGGCGAGCCAGGATCCGTTCAAGCCGCTGACCGAGGTCGTCGGCAGCGGTCCGTTCCGCTATCTCGCCGACGAGCGCGTGCAGGGCGCGCGCAACGCCTATGCCCGGTTCGAGCGCTACCAGCCGCGCACCGACGGCAAGCCGGATTGGACGGCGGGGCCGAAGGTCGTGCATTACGATCGCGTGGTCTGGACCACCACGCCCGATGCCGGCACCGGCGTCGCCGCGTTGCAAACCGGCGAGCAGGACTGGCAGGAGACGACACCGCACGATCTCCTGCCGGTGATCCAGGCGGCCGGCGACATCGAGACCCGGATCCTCGATCCCAGAGGCTACGCCTGCATGCTGCGCCTCAATCATCTGCAGCCACCGTTCGACAATCCCGCCATCCGCCGCGCACTGTTAGGTGCGATCGATCAGTCCGCCTTCATGACTGCCGTCGCCGGCACCGATCCGGCCTATCAGGTCTCGCCGATCGGCTATTTCGCACCTGGCACGCCGATGGCGAGCGAGGTCGGTCTCGACGTGTTTCGCGGGCCGCGCGACTACGCCAAGGTCAGGGCCGATCTGAAGGCCGCCGGCTACAATGGCGAGAAGATCGTGTTGCTCGTTCCAACCAACTCGCTGGCACAGAAACCGCTCGGCGAGATCGCCGTCGACAGCTTGCGCAAAGCGGGCATGAATGTCGAATATGCCGGGCTCGATTTTGCCGTCATTTTGCAGCGGCAGCTCAAGAAGGAGCCGCTTGCGCAGGGCGGCTGGAGTGCCGCGGTCGCCAACTGGCAGGGCATCGACTGGCTCAACCCTGCTGGCAACACCAATCTGCGCGGCGAGGGCAAGGTCGCCGGCTGGTATGCGAGCGAGAAGATGGGCGGCTTGCGCAGCGAGTGGCTGGCTGCCTCCGAGCTCGCCGAGCAGCAGCGCATCTGCCGCCAGATCCAGGCGGTGGCGTTCGAGGAGATTCCCTATATCCCGGTAGGCCTGTACAAGCAGCCGACCGCCTACCGCAAGGCCATTACCGGCATTCTCGACGGCACCGCCGTCTTCTGGAACGTACGCCCCGCATGA
- a CDS encoding aspartate/glutamate racemase family protein, with product MTPRRILVINPNSSASVTAAIDDAVAPLRIAGGPEITVEGLAEGPPSITSQRDADSVVMPLVNRVARDDADAFVLACFSDPGLHAVREAADGRPVMGIAEWGILRALTLGERFGVIALSSSSIRRQQRMVRQIGVETRYAGSWSVGASAAETAGADIRGRLIEAGRALVSERGADVVVMGCAGMASHRAAIAEAIGVPVVEPAQQAVAAAIGAVLLTA from the coding sequence ATGACCCCTCGCCGCATCCTGGTCATCAACCCGAACTCGTCGGCGTCGGTCACGGCCGCCATCGACGACGCGGTCGCGCCGCTCAGGATCGCCGGCGGGCCGGAGATCACGGTGGAGGGCCTTGCCGAAGGGCCACCCAGTATCACCTCGCAGCGCGACGCCGACAGCGTGGTCATGCCGCTGGTCAATCGCGTCGCGCGCGACGATGCCGATGCCTTCGTGCTCGCCTGCTTTAGCGATCCCGGCCTGCATGCGGTGCGCGAGGCGGCTGACGGCCGTCCGGTGATGGGCATCGCCGAGTGGGGCATCCTGCGCGCACTGACGCTCGGCGAGCGCTTCGGCGTCATCGCGCTGTCGTCGTCGAGCATCCGCCGCCAGCAGCGCATGGTGCGCCAGATCGGCGTTGAGACCCGCTATGCCGGAAGCTGGTCGGTCGGCGCCAGCGCCGCCGAAACGGCTGGCGCTGACATTCGCGGCAGATTGATCGAAGCCGGACGCGCGCTGGTCAGCGAGCGCGGCGCAGACGTCGTGGTGATGGGGTGCGCCGGCATGGCCTCGCATCGTGCGGCCATTGCCGAGGCGATCGGCGTGCCTGTGGTCGAGCCGGCGCAGCAGGCGGTGGCGGCTGCGATTGGCGCGGTTCTGCTGACAGCGTGA
- a CDS encoding ABC transporter substrate-binding protein, with protein sequence MMRMLVVAALICATTASAAASELPAEIAKRGSIKVALVPNYPPMEFRDPATNALSGFDIDLGEALGRKLGVKIEWQETSFAEFMPSIATGRVDAILSGFTDYASRHEIASFVDYLRSGPQFFVQQSRKAEFKDAAALCGKKVGASRRTMFPAQIAAWSEKNCGSNPIQFIGTDGSADARTQLRQGRIDAAAQGNETLPYIMDLEPGAYATVGEPIAQQFTGIALAVKEAALQQAMVEAVDALIADGTYRALLAKWKLNDNGLEKATINAGQ encoded by the coding sequence ATGATGAGAATGTTGGTGGTAGCGGCGCTGATTTGTGCCACGACGGCCTCGGCGGCGGCGAGCGAGCTGCCTGCCGAGATCGCGAAGCGCGGCAGCATCAAGGTCGCGCTGGTGCCGAACTATCCGCCGATGGAGTTTCGCGACCCCGCCACCAACGCGCTGTCCGGATTCGACATCGATCTCGGCGAAGCGCTGGGCCGCAAGCTCGGCGTCAAGATCGAATGGCAGGAGACCAGTTTCGCCGAGTTCATGCCGTCGATCGCGACGGGACGGGTGGACGCGATTCTGTCCGGCTTCACGGACTATGCGAGCCGGCACGAGATCGCGTCCTTCGTCGATTACTTGCGCAGCGGTCCGCAGTTCTTCGTGCAGCAGTCGCGCAAGGCGGAGTTCAAGGACGCGGCGGCGCTCTGCGGCAAGAAGGTCGGCGCCAGCCGCCGCACCATGTTCCCGGCACAGATCGCGGCGTGGAGCGAGAAGAACTGCGGGAGCAACCCGATCCAGTTCATCGGCACCGACGGCTCGGCCGACGCCCGCACCCAGCTCAGGCAGGGCCGCATCGATGCCGCCGCCCAGGGCAACGAGACGCTGCCCTACATCATGGATCTCGAGCCCGGCGCCTATGCGACGGTCGGCGAGCCCATTGCGCAGCAATTCACCGGCATTGCCCTGGCGGTCAAGGAAGCGGCTCTTCAGCAGGCGATGGTGGAGGCGGTCGACGCACTGATCGCGGACGGTACCTATCGCGCGCTGCTTGCCAAGTGGAAACTGAACGATAACGGACTGGAGAAGGCAACCATCAATGCTGGACAGTAA
- a CDS encoding amidohydrolase family protein: MSTIAIFGSYVLSRKDGTQEVLRDHWVLVEGSKIAAVTRDRPRADQVHDRPGRFVLPGLLNLHNHCFSEAVARSHTEDGNGRRNNQSIVYTVLLPLTKRGAGLLTGEERMAVARLGILQLLKGGATTVMEPFRNSIPEMFDAAEEMGIRFYGAPYLFSTSDAKARADGVVCYAGDDGAADMATWDALYQRWNGRGDGRIGLAMSPHATDTCGPDLLKACAARARELGVPITTHLAQSRAEVEIIGKRYGGRTPAQYLDWLGLLAPDLMAAHCISSTDDDLKLMAARGATVLNCPRVFARAGITAAFSRFAEHGVRTVVGTDGYNMDLLGELNAASLISKTTSQRADVANSPELIEANTAVAADVIKRPDLGRIEPGATADLTVVDLTHPHLQPLFDPRRALIALANRANIDQVIVDGRLLIDAGRYLGGDEKAITAAGSVAIGKIWDLPEAQAAFNG, translated from the coding sequence ATGAGCACGATCGCGATCTTCGGCAGCTATGTGCTGTCACGCAAGGACGGTACGCAGGAGGTCCTGCGCGACCACTGGGTTCTGGTCGAAGGCAGCAAGATCGCCGCGGTCACGCGCGACAGGCCTCGCGCTGATCAGGTTCATGACCGCCCCGGCCGCTTCGTTCTGCCGGGCCTGTTGAACCTGCACAATCACTGCTTCAGCGAGGCGGTGGCGCGCAGCCACACCGAGGACGGCAACGGCCGCCGCAACAATCAGAGCATCGTCTACACGGTGCTCCTGCCGCTGACCAAGCGCGGTGCCGGTCTGCTGACTGGGGAGGAGCGCATGGCCGTCGCGCGGCTCGGCATCCTCCAGCTTCTCAAGGGCGGCGCCACCACGGTGATGGAGCCGTTCCGCAACTCTATACCGGAAATGTTCGACGCCGCCGAGGAGATGGGCATCCGCTTCTATGGCGCGCCTTATCTATTCTCGACCTCGGACGCCAAGGCGAGGGCCGACGGCGTGGTCTGCTATGCCGGCGACGACGGCGCGGCGGACATGGCGACGTGGGATGCGCTCTATCAGCGCTGGAACGGTCGCGGCGACGGGCGCATCGGCCTTGCGATGAGCCCGCATGCGACCGATACCTGTGGCCCTGATCTCTTGAAGGCCTGCGCCGCACGTGCGCGTGAGCTCGGCGTGCCCATCACGACGCATCTGGCGCAAAGCCGGGCCGAGGTCGAGATCATCGGCAAGCGCTATGGTGGCCGCACACCGGCGCAATATCTAGACTGGCTCGGGCTCCTTGCACCCGACCTTATGGCTGCACACTGCATTTCCAGTACCGATGACGATCTGAAGCTGATGGCGGCGCGCGGCGCGACCGTGCTGAACTGCCCGCGCGTGTTCGCGCGCGCCGGCATCACCGCCGCCTTCAGCCGCTTCGCCGAGCACGGCGTGCGCACCGTGGTCGGCACCGACGGCTACAACATGGACCTGCTCGGCGAGCTCAACGCCGCCTCACTCATCTCCAAGACGACGTCGCAGCGCGCCGATGTCGCGAATTCGCCAGAACTGATCGAGGCGAACACGGCCGTCGCTGCCGACGTCATCAAGCGGCCGGATCTCGGCAGGATCGAGCCGGGCGCGACCGCGGATCTCACGGTGGTCGATCTCACCCATCCGCATCTTCAACCGCTGTTCGACCCGCGCCGCGCGCTGATCGCGCTCGCCAACCGCGCCAATATCGATCAGGTAATCGTCGACGGGCGCCTGCTGATCGATGCCGGCCGCTATCTCGGCGGCGACGAGAAGGCGATCACTGCAGCAGGCAGCGTCGCGATCGGCAAGATCTGGGACCTGCCCGAGGCGCAGGCCGCGTTCAACGGCTGA
- a CDS encoding amino acid ABC transporter ATP-binding protein yields the protein MTRPLVAIRSVSKNFGEFQALKSVSLDVWAGEVMCLIGASGSGKTTLLRCVNQLTAIDSGGIWLDGELLGVREQGGRLHRLTEPQIARQRLKTGMVFQRFNLFPHKTALENITEGPLQVQGRKLEEVRAEAIELLRRVGLAAKAEWYPAQLSGGQQQRVAIARALAMKPMLMLFDEPTSALDPELVGEVLAVMKELAGSGMTMMVVTHELGFAREVADRVVYMDQGTIVESGTASDVLGAPREARTKAFLSAVI from the coding sequence ATGACAAGACCCCTCGTCGCGATCCGCTCCGTCAGCAAGAATTTTGGAGAGTTTCAGGCTCTCAAAAGCGTCTCGCTCGACGTCTGGGCCGGCGAGGTGATGTGCCTGATCGGCGCCTCCGGCTCGGGCAAGACCACGCTGCTCCGCTGCGTCAACCAGCTCACGGCGATCGACAGCGGCGGCATCTGGCTCGATGGCGAGCTGCTCGGTGTGCGCGAGCAGGGCGGCCGGCTGCACCGCCTGACCGAACCGCAGATCGCGCGGCAGCGGCTGAAGACCGGCATGGTGTTCCAGCGCTTCAACCTGTTCCCGCACAAGACCGCGCTGGAGAATATCACCGAAGGCCCGCTTCAGGTGCAGGGCCGCAAGCTAGAAGAGGTGCGCGCTGAAGCGATCGAGCTGCTCAGGCGCGTCGGGCTCGCGGCCAAGGCGGAGTGGTATCCGGCGCAGCTTTCCGGCGGTCAGCAGCAGCGCGTCGCGATCGCCCGTGCGCTCGCCATGAAGCCGATGCTGATGCTGTTCGACGAGCCGACCAGCGCGCTCGATCCGGAGCTCGTCGGCGAGGTGCTCGCGGTGATGAAGGAGCTCGCGGGCAGCGGCATGACCATGATGGTGGTGACGCACGAGCTCGGCTTTGCGCGCGAGGTCGCCGACCGCGTCGTCTACATGGATCAGGGCACGATCGTCGAGTCCGGTACGGCATCCGACGTGCTCGGCGCGCCGCGCGAGGCGCGCACGAAGGCCTTTCTCTCTGCAGTGATATGA
- a CDS encoding LysR substrate-binding domain-containing protein, whose amino-acid sequence MARINSRQVEAFRAMMLTGSVTEAAKLMVVTQPAVSRLLRDFQALLKMELFERRGTGLVPTAAATALYTEVERSFVGLERITAAAEEIRGRRTGSLRIAALPALSNGYLPRLAGHFLKERPNLNLAFFGVISPIVVDWVLNNQCDIGFAEVPIAHSGLPSLRLPPLARVAVLPTGHRLAEKQVLEPRDFEGETFVSLSAGSASRHLIDQIFHRSDVRRVLRVETTLSEIMCGMVSSGLGVAICDPFTAEEFSTRGIVVRPFLPRIDFEFSAVFPAQRSPSPVALDFVETVRKSLTAFDEQPAHEAALSR is encoded by the coding sequence ATGGCGCGGATCAATTCGCGGCAGGTGGAAGCCTTCCGCGCGATGATGCTGACCGGCAGCGTGACCGAGGCGGCGAAGCTGATGGTGGTGACGCAGCCTGCGGTAAGCCGGTTGCTGCGCGACTTCCAGGCGCTGCTGAAAATGGAGCTGTTCGAGCGGCGCGGCACCGGGCTGGTGCCGACCGCTGCGGCAACGGCGCTCTACACGGAAGTCGAGCGCTCCTTCGTCGGCCTCGAACGCATCACCGCGGCCGCCGAAGAAATTCGCGGCCGCCGCACCGGCTCATTGCGCATCGCCGCACTACCGGCGCTGTCGAACGGCTACCTGCCGCGGCTCGCCGGACATTTCTTGAAGGAGCGGCCCAACCTCAACCTCGCCTTCTTCGGCGTGATCTCGCCGATCGTGGTCGACTGGGTGCTGAACAATCAATGCGACATCGGCTTTGCCGAGGTGCCGATCGCCCATTCCGGCCTGCCGAGCCTGCGGCTGCCGCCATTGGCGCGCGTCGCGGTGCTGCCGACCGGACATCGCCTCGCCGAAAAGCAGGTGCTGGAGCCGCGCGACTTCGAGGGCGAGACATTCGTGTCGCTCTCGGCGGGCTCTGCGAGCCGGCATCTGATCGACCAGATCTTCCACCGCAGCGACGTCCGCCGCGTATTGCGGGTCGAAACCACACTGTCGGAGATCATGTGCGGCATGGTGTCGTCGGGACTTGGGGTTGCGATCTGCGATCCCTTCACGGCTGAAGAATTCTCCACCCGCGGCATCGTCGTGCGGCCCTTCCTGCCGCGCATCGACTTCGAATTCTCCGCCGTCTTTCCCGCGCAGCGCAGCCCCTCGCCGGTGGCGCTGGATTTCGTCGAGACCGTGCGCAAGTCACTCACCGCGTTCGACGAACAGCCCGCGCATGAGGCCGCGCTCAGCCGTTGA
- a CDS encoding dihydroorotase produces the protein MHFELLIRNGTCVTPWGEEAANVGVSGGRIATLSAGASDTADHVIDASGLHVLPGLIDSHVHLRDPGDPAVETLSTGTRAAVLGGIATLFDMPNTNPPIADQAQLDWKRGFAEQQSFCDIGLYIAGAKTNIGELAHLESESGVCAIKVFAGSSTASLLVEDDEHLEKVMRAGRRRIAFHSEDEYRLQARKPMFSRGMPHRSHMEWRDEECAFLGTRRLMALARKTGRPAHILHVSTAEELGYLRDYRDVATVEVLVNHLTQVAPDCYDTLKGFGVMNPPIRGERHREASWAALRDGIVDTIGSDHAPHARAAKELPWPDCPAGLTGVQTLVPVMLDHVNAGRLSLSRLVDLMAAGPARVYGLVGKGRLAAGYDADFTLVDMTAKRTIEESWIVSPCGWTPFAGKKIAGWPVATIIRGHTVMRDDEVLGAPIGRLARFAS, from the coding sequence ATGCATTTTGAGCTTCTGATCAGGAACGGCACTTGCGTTACGCCTTGGGGCGAGGAGGCGGCCAATGTCGGCGTCTCCGGCGGACGCATCGCGACGCTCTCGGCAGGCGCGTCCGATACCGCAGATCATGTGATCGACGCGAGTGGCCTCCACGTCCTGCCCGGCCTGATCGACAGCCACGTCCACTTACGCGATCCAGGCGATCCCGCTGTGGAGACGCTGAGCACGGGCACCCGCGCCGCCGTGCTGGGCGGCATCGCCACGCTGTTCGACATGCCCAACACCAACCCGCCGATCGCCGACCAGGCGCAGCTCGACTGGAAGCGCGGCTTCGCCGAACAGCAGAGTTTTTGCGACATCGGCCTCTACATCGCCGGCGCCAAGACCAATATCGGCGAGCTCGCGCATCTCGAGAGCGAGAGCGGCGTTTGCGCCATCAAGGTCTTTGCGGGATCCTCGACCGCATCGCTCCTGGTCGAGGACGACGAGCATCTCGAGAAGGTCATGCGTGCCGGCCGCCGCCGCATCGCCTTCCACAGCGAGGACGAATACCGCCTCCAGGCGCGCAAGCCGATGTTTTCGCGCGGCATGCCACATCGCTCTCACATGGAATGGCGCGACGAGGAATGCGCCTTTCTCGGCACCCGCCGCCTGATGGCGCTGGCCCGCAAGACCGGACGTCCCGCGCACATCCTCCACGTCTCCACGGCGGAGGAGCTGGGCTACCTGCGCGACTATCGCGACGTCGCGACCGTCGAGGTGCTGGTCAATCACCTCACGCAGGTCGCGCCGGACTGCTACGACACGCTCAAGGGCTTTGGCGTGATGAACCCGCCGATCCGCGGTGAACGCCATCGCGAGGCAAGCTGGGCCGCGCTGCGCGACGGCATCGTCGACACCATCGGCAGCGATCACGCGCCGCATGCGCGCGCGGCCAAGGAGCTGCCGTGGCCGGATTGCCCGGCCGGGCTGACCGGCGTGCAGACGCTCGTCCCCGTGATGCTCGATCACGTCAATGCCGGCCGGCTGTCACTGTCGCGCCTCGTCGATCTCATGGCGGCCGGTCCCGCCCGCGTCTACGGCCTCGTCGGCAAAGGGCGGCTGGCGGCCGGCTACGATGCCGACTTCACCCTGGTCGACATGACGGCGAAGCGCACGATCGAGGAATCCTGGATCGTCTCGCCATGCGGCTGGACGCCCTTCGCCGGCAAGAAGATCGCCGGCTGGCCGGTCGCAACCATCATCCGCGGCCACACCGTCATGCGCGACGACGAGGTGCTGGGCGCACCGATCGGCCGCCTCGCTCGTTTCGCGTCCTAG
- a CDS encoding polysaccharide deacetylase, with protein MLDSKALQSIPLVPANTADPAPSYPWPKPYTSAMFLSFDVDAESAWTSKDAVHAQRLITMSYGGYEARVGTPKLLELLDQLDLKATFFVTGWSVDAHPAMAESILKAGHEIGHHGYHHLLPDPGDPWIEEELERGFEALKRRLGVKPIGYRAPYGEFTEELRAALVRHGIVYTSSFRDDVRPYRHRLADGKPGTIELPVTASYDDWMHGLSARFSPRSIFPREHVLSLWKDELDEVRDWGAMVTTVLHPQCSGRPMRLRLLREFLTYAKSCPDLWITTGEAIAANFLRHEADNR; from the coding sequence ATGCTGGACAGTAAGGCACTTCAGAGCATCCCGCTCGTTCCGGCCAACACCGCGGATCCCGCACCTAGCTATCCCTGGCCGAAGCCGTATACATCGGCGATGTTCCTGTCGTTCGATGTCGATGCGGAAAGCGCGTGGACCAGCAAGGACGCCGTGCATGCGCAGCGCCTGATCACCATGAGCTATGGCGGCTATGAGGCGCGCGTCGGCACGCCGAAGCTGCTGGAGCTGCTCGACCAGCTCGATCTCAAGGCGACGTTCTTCGTCACAGGATGGTCGGTCGATGCGCACCCGGCCATGGCCGAATCCATTCTCAAAGCCGGCCATGAGATCGGTCATCACGGCTATCACCATCTCTTGCCCGATCCCGGTGATCCCTGGATCGAGGAGGAGCTGGAACGGGGTTTCGAGGCGCTGAAGCGCCGGCTCGGCGTCAAGCCGATCGGCTATCGTGCGCCGTATGGCGAGTTCACCGAGGAGCTGCGCGCCGCGCTGGTGCGTCACGGCATCGTCTACACTTCTTCGTTCCGCGATGACGTGCGGCCCTACAGGCATCGTCTCGCCGACGGCAAGCCGGGCACGATCGAGCTGCCGGTCACCGCGAGCTATGATGACTGGATGCACGGCCTCTCCGCCCGCTTCAGCCCGCGCTCGATCTTCCCTCGGGAGCACGTGCTCTCGCTCTGGAAGGACGAGCTCGACGAGGTCCGGGACTGGGGCGCCATGGTGACGACGGTGCTGCATCCGCAATGCAGCGGCCGCCCGATGCGGTTGCGCCTACTGCGCGAATTCTTGACCTACGCCAAATCCTGCCCGGACCTCTGGATCACGACCGGCGAGGCGATCGCGGCCAACTTCCTGCGCCATGAGGCGGACAACCGGTGA
- a CDS encoding ABC transporter substrate-binding protein, producing the protein MKTLSLLTAVGIAALAAAPSMVAAQQKTLYVAGYGGSFEKTIRDEVIPNFEKENGVKVEYVAGNSTDTLAKLQAQKGNQQIDVAIVDDGPMYQAIQLGFCGKLDGLPADLYDTARFKDDRAVAIGIVATGLMYNTKAFAEKGWAPPTSWNDLKDPKYAKQLVIPPINNTYGLEALVMLSKMNGGGESNVDSGFKIFKTDINPNVLAYEPSPGKMTELFQSGQAVIAVWGTGRVQSFANTGFPVDFIYPKEGAATLLTTACPISKPNASPLAVSFVKMLLDPKIQLVMLKDYGYGPVLKSVVVPPELGKMAPIGERAAKLYNPDWTVINEKREEWTKRWNREVER; encoded by the coding sequence ATGAAGACTCTCAGCCTTCTGACAGCGGTCGGCATCGCGGCGCTCGCCGCGGCCCCGTCGATGGTCGCGGCCCAGCAAAAGACGCTCTACGTGGCCGGCTATGGCGGCTCGTTCGAGAAGACGATCCGCGACGAGGTGATCCCGAATTTCGAGAAGGAGAACGGCGTCAAGGTCGAGTACGTCGCCGGCAACTCCACCGACACGCTGGCAAAACTCCAGGCGCAGAAGGGCAACCAGCAGATCGACGTCGCGATCGTCGACGACGGCCCGATGTACCAGGCGATCCAGCTCGGTTTCTGCGGCAAGCTCGACGGCCTGCCGGCCGATCTCTACGACACCGCCCGTTTCAAGGACGATCGTGCGGTTGCGATCGGCATCGTCGCGACCGGCCTGATGTACAACACCAAGGCCTTTGCCGAGAAAGGCTGGGCGCCACCGACCTCCTGGAACGATCTGAAGGATCCGAAATACGCAAAGCAGCTCGTCATCCCGCCGATCAACAACACCTATGGCCTCGAGGCCCTGGTGATGCTGTCGAAGATGAATGGCGGCGGCGAGTCCAATGTCGATTCCGGCTTCAAGATCTTCAAGACCGACATCAATCCGAACGTACTGGCCTACGAGCCGTCGCCGGGCAAGATGACCGAGCTGTTCCAGTCCGGCCAAGCCGTCATCGCGGTGTGGGGCACGGGCCGCGTGCAGAGCTTTGCCAATACCGGCTTCCCGGTCGATTTCATCTATCCGAAGGAAGGCGCGGCGACGCTGCTGACGACGGCTTGTCCAATCTCCAAGCCAAATGCCTCGCCGCTTGCGGTGAGCTTCGTCAAGATGCTGCTCGACCCAAAAATCCAGCTCGTGATGCTGAAGGATTACGGCTACGGTCCGGTGCTGAAATCGGTCGTCGTGCCGCCGGAGCTCGGCAAGATGGCGCCGATCGGCGAGCGCGCGGCAAAGCTCTATAATCCGGACTGGACCGTCATCAACGAGAAGCGCGAAGAGTGGACCAAGCGCTGGAATCGCGAGGTCGAGCGCTGA